One window of the Niallia circulans genome contains the following:
- the rpiA gene encoding ribose-5-phosphate isomerase RpiA, with product MERQDEKVLVGEAAVIQFVKDGMTVGLGTGSTAYYVIKKMGEMIKKGVELKGVATSKATEKLASECGIQLIDINEVEQLDIAIDGADEIDDNFFAIKGGGGALLREKIIASAAKTFIVVADGSKKVQSLGKFPLPIEVVPFGYKHTEKAIRKFGCKTAIRQKDGKLFVTDNGNYIIDCSFPTIQNPTQLHQDLNNIVGVVENGLFINMVDVLISINEQDQISVEHKNR from the coding sequence ATGGAAAGACAGGATGAAAAAGTATTAGTCGGAGAAGCAGCAGTCATTCAATTTGTGAAAGATGGGATGACAGTCGGACTTGGCACGGGATCTACTGCCTATTATGTGATAAAAAAAATGGGAGAAATGATTAAGAAGGGGGTGGAATTAAAAGGTGTAGCAACGTCAAAGGCTACAGAAAAATTAGCCAGCGAATGTGGAATTCAGCTGATTGATATAAACGAAGTAGAGCAATTAGACATTGCTATTGATGGAGCGGATGAAATTGATGATAACTTCTTTGCGATTAAAGGGGGCGGCGGAGCATTATTGCGTGAGAAAATAATTGCCAGTGCTGCTAAAACCTTTATTGTAGTTGCTGATGGAAGCAAGAAAGTCCAATCATTGGGAAAATTCCCTCTTCCTATTGAAGTCGTACCTTTTGGTTATAAACATACAGAGAAAGCCATTCGAAAATTTGGCTGCAAAACAGCGATACGGCAGAAAGATGGCAAGCTCTTCGTAACAGATAACGGAAATTATATTATAGATTGTTCTTTTCCTACTATCCAAAACCCCACTCAATTACATCAAGACTTGAATAATATAGTAGGGGTAGTAGAGAATGGCCTTTTTATTAATATGGTAGACGTTTTAATTTCCATAAATGAGCAAGATCAAATCAGCGTGGAGCATAAGAACAGATAA
- a CDS encoding NAD(P)-dependent malic enzyme, translated as MSLREDALHMHQVKQGKLEIHAKVEVKNAQDLSLAYSPGVAEPCKEIFENPETVYDFTMKGNMVGLITNGTSVLGLGNIGAEASLPVMEGKAILLKSFAGVDAFPIVLNSTDVDKIVDAVKLMAPTFGAIHLEDIAAPQCFEIEERLNQELAIPVYHDDQHGTAIVALAGLLNALKIVKKEMKDLKIVINGAGASGIAITKLFNSYGVTNMIICDTKGAIFAGRTAGMNPAKESVAAYTNVKLTRGTLRDVLVGADVFIGVSVANTLTKEMVQTMNKDAIIFALANPVPEISPAQAKEAGAVIVGTGRSDFPNQVNNVLAFPGIFRGALDVRATTINEEMKKAAAEAIAGLVADAELNEDYVIPSPFDPRVAPAVASAVAKAAMETKVARIQVNPEAVRLKTMKMTTFDKE; from the coding sequence ATGTCTTTACGAGAAGATGCTTTACATATGCATCAAGTCAAACAGGGGAAATTGGAAATCCATGCAAAAGTGGAAGTAAAAAATGCCCAAGATTTAAGTTTAGCTTATTCTCCGGGAGTAGCAGAACCATGTAAAGAAATTTTTGAGAATCCAGAAACTGTCTATGACTTTACCATGAAGGGTAATATGGTGGGCCTTATCACCAATGGTACATCTGTACTTGGTTTGGGTAATATTGGTGCTGAAGCATCTTTGCCAGTAATGGAAGGGAAAGCAATATTGCTTAAAAGTTTTGCAGGTGTAGATGCCTTCCCCATTGTTTTAAATTCAACAGATGTAGACAAGATAGTAGATGCAGTTAAACTAATGGCTCCTACTTTTGGTGCCATTCACCTAGAAGACATTGCTGCTCCACAGTGTTTTGAGATTGAAGAAAGATTAAATCAAGAATTAGCCATTCCAGTTTATCATGATGACCAGCATGGTACAGCAATTGTAGCTTTGGCAGGACTTCTAAATGCCCTTAAGATAGTAAAGAAAGAAATGAAGGATTTGAAAATAGTAATAAATGGTGCGGGCGCTTCAGGTATTGCTATTACAAAGCTTTTCAACTCTTATGGTGTAACTAATATGATTATATGTGACACAAAAGGGGCGATCTTTGCTGGCAGGACAGCTGGGATGAATCCAGCGAAAGAATCTGTTGCAGCTTATACGAATGTTAAGTTGACGAGAGGTACACTGAGAGATGTTTTAGTGGGAGCAGATGTATTTATTGGTGTTTCTGTAGCAAATACTTTAACGAAAGAAATGGTACAGACAATGAATAAGGATGCGATTATCTTTGCACTGGCAAATCCAGTACCAGAAATAAGTCCGGCACAGGCGAAAGAAGCGGGCGCGGTCATAGTTGGAACAGGAAGATCAGATTTTCCGAACCAAGTAAATAATGTATTGGCCTTTCCAGGAATTTTTCGTGGTGCTTTAGATGTTCGTGCAACCACTATTAATGAAGAAATGAAAAAGGCAGCAGCTGAAGCGATTGCAGGCTTAGTTGCGGATGCTGAGTTGAATGAAGATTATGTAATTCCAAGTCCCTTTGATCCTAGAGTTGCTCCTGCTGTTGCTTCTGCTGTGGCAAAAGCAGCAATGGAAACAAAGGTAGCAAGAATTCAAGTTAATCCAGAAGCTGTAAGACTGAAAACAATGAAAATGACGACTTTTGATAAAGAATAA
- the allC gene encoding allantoate deiminase: MKTTIDIETKEVGDWIEWLARFGKTKNGGVTRLLYDENWRLAQHSLFQKMKENGLNPYFDGVGNLFGRLAGVDLEEKAILTGSHIDTVIDGGKYDGAFGIMASFIAVNYLKQHYGKPKKTIEVVSLCEEEGSRFPLAFWGSGSVTGKFTKSDCEGLADARNISFAHAMTSAGLQPVEKQVKREDIECFIEIHIEQGAVLEKEQKSIGIVSHIVGQRRFTIKVTGESNHAGTTPMPYRKDSIHLAAELITYAIKQVTEMDAHLVATVGKIQAVPNIPNVIAKEVTFTLDVRHHQEEVLDYYCEKIFAHFKERCKTAGMEVGWNQWLDVKAVAMDDKLTQLSERIVEEIDIPYQKMISGAGHDAQIFGTYCPTALLFVPSVNGISHSPKEHTNLEDLKNGVVVLIELLHRLAY, translated from the coding sequence ATGAAGACAACTATTGATATTGAAACAAAAGAAGTAGGGGACTGGATAGAATGGCTTGCCCGATTTGGGAAGACGAAAAATGGTGGAGTTACAAGACTTCTCTATGATGAAAATTGGCGCTTAGCCCAACATTCTCTTTTTCAAAAAATGAAAGAAAATGGCTTGAATCCTTATTTTGATGGTGTTGGCAACTTATTTGGCAGGTTAGCAGGAGTAGATCTAGAGGAGAAAGCCATTCTAACAGGTTCTCATATTGATACTGTTATAGATGGTGGAAAATATGATGGAGCCTTCGGGATTATGGCGAGTTTTATCGCTGTCAATTATTTGAAACAACATTATGGTAAACCAAAAAAGACAATAGAAGTAGTCTCTTTATGTGAGGAAGAGGGGAGTAGATTTCCTTTAGCTTTCTGGGGATCTGGATCGGTAACGGGAAAGTTTACTAAAAGTGATTGCGAAGGATTAGCTGACGCAAGAAATATTTCTTTTGCTCATGCTATGACATCGGCGGGCTTGCAGCCAGTTGAAAAACAAGTTAAGCGAGAGGATATTGAATGCTTTATAGAAATACATATAGAACAAGGGGCTGTCTTAGAAAAAGAGCAGAAGTCTATAGGGATTGTCTCTCATATAGTTGGACAAAGAAGATTTACGATCAAAGTTACTGGGGAGAGTAACCACGCAGGTACAACTCCCATGCCTTATCGAAAGGATAGTATACATCTTGCAGCGGAATTAATTACATATGCCATTAAACAAGTTACGGAAATGGACGCTCACTTAGTGGCGACAGTTGGGAAAATACAGGCAGTGCCTAATATTCCTAATGTGATTGCCAAAGAGGTTACTTTTACACTGGATGTCCGCCACCACCAAGAAGAAGTGCTAGATTACTATTGTGAGAAAATTTTTGCACATTTTAAAGAGAGATGTAAGACTGCTGGTATGGAAGTAGGATGGAATCAATGGCTGGATGTTAAGGCCGTTGCAATGGACGATAAACTAACGCAGCTGTCGGAGAGAATTGTGGAGGAAATAGATATCCCATATCAAAAAATGATTAGTGGTGCCGGTCACGATGCACAAATTTTCGGAACCTATTGCCCGACAGCGTTACTATTTGTTCCTAGTGTAAATGGGATCAGTCATTCCCCAAAGGAACATACAAATCTAGAAGATTTAAAAAATGGGGTTGTTGTTCTTATAGAATTACTACACCGTTTGGCTTATTGA
- a CDS encoding nucleobase:cation symporter-2 family protein has translation MPQNNKKGIRIFSLGLQHVLAMYAGAILVPLLVGRALNLTSEQLAYLVAIDLLTCGIATLLQAWKNKYLGIGLPVVLGSSFVAVTPMISIGTNYGVTAIYGAIIITGIFMFICAPFFSKITKLFPPVVIGTVVTIIGLSLIPSGIKNMGGGAASEDFGSIENLLLAFGVLLFILLLNRFTKGFMQSLAVLIGIIAGTIIAAILGKVNLTPVKEASWFHFPELFYFGIPSFEFGPILTMLIVGLVIVIESTGVFFALSKITETPLSEKDLTRGYRAEGLAITLGGLFNAFPYNTFAQNVGLVQLSKVKTVNVVIAAGGILVFLGFIPKVAAFATIIPTPVLGGATVVMFGMVVASGIRMLSKVDFTNQANLLIMACSISIGLGATAVPNLFDQLPSALRIIVSDGIITGSLAAILLNLLFNVKTSKKSSNVSLLSKQVGETNTL, from the coding sequence ATGCCTCAAAATAACAAAAAGGGAATTCGAATTTTTTCTTTAGGTCTTCAACATGTTCTTGCTATGTATGCTGGTGCTATCCTTGTTCCACTATTAGTTGGAAGAGCCTTAAATTTAACAAGCGAACAACTAGCCTATCTTGTTGCAATTGATCTTTTAACATGTGGAATTGCCACATTGCTTCAAGCCTGGAAAAACAAATATTTAGGCATTGGCTTGCCAGTTGTACTAGGTAGTTCATTCGTCGCTGTTACTCCGATGATTTCGATCGGAACAAATTATGGAGTCACCGCTATTTATGGAGCCATTATTATTACAGGGATTTTTATGTTTATTTGTGCTCCTTTTTTCAGCAAAATTACCAAGCTCTTCCCTCCAGTTGTAATAGGAACAGTTGTAACTATTATCGGTTTATCTCTTATCCCATCTGGTATTAAAAATATGGGCGGAGGAGCAGCAAGCGAAGATTTTGGCTCCATTGAGAATTTGCTTTTGGCATTTGGCGTCCTATTGTTCATTCTTTTGTTAAACCGGTTTACAAAAGGATTTATGCAATCATTGGCCGTCCTAATTGGAATTATTGCTGGTACTATTATTGCTGCTATTCTTGGTAAAGTAAACCTTACTCCAGTAAAAGAAGCTAGTTGGTTCCATTTTCCTGAACTATTTTATTTTGGGATACCTAGCTTTGAATTTGGGCCAATTCTAACCATGTTAATTGTCGGTTTAGTTATTGTAATTGAATCAACTGGTGTCTTTTTCGCACTAAGCAAAATAACGGAGACGCCACTAAGTGAAAAGGATTTAACGCGTGGGTATCGTGCCGAGGGTTTAGCGATTACTTTAGGTGGACTATTTAATGCCTTTCCGTATAATACCTTTGCTCAAAACGTTGGTCTTGTTCAGCTATCAAAAGTCAAAACGGTAAATGTCGTAATTGCCGCAGGAGGAATCCTTGTTTTCTTAGGCTTTATTCCTAAGGTTGCGGCTTTTGCCACTATTATTCCCACACCAGTGTTAGGCGGAGCAACCGTTGTTATGTTTGGAATGGTTGTTGCTTCTGGCATAAGAATGCTGAGCAAAGTTGATTTTACCAATCAGGCTAACTTGTTAATCATGGCTTGCTCTATTTCTATCGGTTTAGGAGCAACAGCAGTTCCTAATTTATTTGACCAGCTTCCTTCCGCCTTACGAATCATTGTAAGTGATGGGATTATCACAGGAAGTTTGGCTGCCATTTTATTAAATCTTCTTTTTAATGTTAAAACCAGTAAGAAAAGCTCTAATGTCTCTCTCTTGAGCAAACAAGTCGGCGAAACAAATACATTGTAA
- a CDS encoding pyridoxal-phosphate-dependent aminotransferase family protein, which produces MTFLELNTPLRTIMTPGPVEVDPRVLRALSTPILGQFDPAFTSIMNDVMRMIQQVFQTKNQWAYPVDGTSRSGLEAVLASVIEPGDKVLIPIYGRFGHLLTEISERYGAEIHLLQCKWGEVFDPEVIIAEMKRVRPKVVALVHGETSTGCMQPLEEVGKACREQDILFIVDAVATIGGANVQTDNWYIDAVIGGNQKCLSVPSGNAPITYNDRVEKVLNARKKVERGIATEVELAEIKAHAPIRSNYLDLAQLQDYWSPRRLNHHTEATTMLYALHEGLRIVLEEGLEKRFARHQYHEQALMEGIKGMGLELFGDKRWKLPTVTCINVPKGIDAESVRSMMLEQFGVEIASSFGPLHGKIWRIGTMGYSCRKENVLFVLASLEACLISHGVKLPAGQALQAALNFYLRG; this is translated from the coding sequence GTGACTTTTTTAGAACTAAACACACCCTTAAGAACGATTATGACACCAGGACCTGTTGAGGTTGATCCGAGAGTGTTAAGGGCGTTAAGTACACCTATTTTGGGACAATTTGATCCTGCATTTACATCTATCATGAATGATGTTATGAGAATGATTCAACAAGTTTTCCAAACTAAAAATCAATGGGCATATCCAGTTGATGGAACATCAAGATCTGGACTAGAAGCTGTATTGGCCAGTGTCATTGAGCCAGGAGATAAAGTGTTAATTCCAATTTACGGAAGATTTGGACATCTTTTGACGGAAATTTCTGAAAGATATGGGGCTGAGATTCATTTGCTTCAATGTAAATGGGGCGAGGTTTTTGATCCAGAAGTAATTATTGCAGAAATGAAAAGAGTGAGACCGAAAGTAGTTGCTCTTGTTCATGGAGAAACATCAACAGGGTGTATGCAGCCATTAGAAGAGGTCGGCAAAGCATGTCGAGAACAAGATATTCTCTTTATCGTTGACGCAGTTGCAACAATTGGAGGAGCCAATGTTCAAACAGATAATTGGTATATCGATGCAGTAATTGGAGGAAATCAAAAATGTTTATCAGTTCCATCTGGAAATGCCCCTATTACGTATAATGATCGAGTGGAAAAAGTGTTAAATGCACGGAAGAAAGTAGAAAGAGGAATAGCTACAGAAGTGGAGCTAGCAGAGATAAAAGCCCATGCCCCAATTCGCTCAAATTATTTAGATTTGGCACAATTGCAGGATTATTGGAGTCCGCGAAGGCTGAATCATCATACAGAAGCAACTACCATGTTATATGCTCTTCATGAAGGATTAAGAATTGTTTTAGAAGAAGGCTTGGAAAAGAGGTTTGCTCGTCATCAGTACCATGAACAAGCGCTCATGGAAGGAATAAAGGGAATGGGGCTTGAATTGTTCGGTGATAAAAGGTGGAAGCTGCCAACGGTAACATGCATTAACGTTCCAAAGGGGATTGATGCAGAATCTGTTCGTAGTATGATGCTTGAGCAATTTGGAGTAGAAATAGCCAGCTCTTTTGGTCCATTACACGGAAAAATATGGAGAATTGGAACAATGGGCTATAGCTGTCGCAAAGAAAATGTCTTATTCGTACTTGCGAGTTTAGAGGCATGCCTCATTAGCCATGGTGTAAAACTCCCTGCAGGCCAAGCACTGCAAGCAGCGCTAAATTTTTATTTAAGAGGTTAA
- a CDS encoding PucR family transcriptional regulator — protein MKLAEILQKPAFAEVQVIAGHGGLNKEIKHITMMDAPDIVDFLNPNDLLVTTAYHLKDNPGVLLSLIKSMHKRDCTALGIKSKRFLGHIPQEAIQFANEIGFPLLEIPLETSLGEIVNASLNYMLSQRTAELTTAFETHRKFTQHILKGKGIKRLIDDLSQMINKPIFLLDAHFQIHTSSHNRTSTDNFLSSLHANGFEFLLANSPYSCFSSRNTEEFFTIFPIYTHMRKPAFLVVLGEIPMEGHSLLLTIEQATNVLSFELMRENTVKQYTRRARNDFFAHFMEGKFSFAEEIESRAKEFFLKKEQASIAIIGKLDSGDQYKSFTQHSVEVDYVFEFIETEIKKAPFASQLFLIEDHCIIIMEVTDSSYELDKTILPYLQNIQTHLVNTFKTSISFGISNVYQRLLNLPNAYQEALSALHTGQLSGNTPFIQIHRPKDAFEMLRIIPTKDLQEFYDHIFQPFSNNHQQEDEQILLHTLSVYLETHCQISETAKRLYVHRNTVIYRLEKCEDLLGKSLKDPETTFHLRFAFRIKSILKMNERKKQSQI, from the coding sequence TTGAAATTAGCAGAGATATTACAAAAACCTGCCTTTGCAGAAGTGCAAGTAATTGCAGGTCACGGAGGATTAAATAAAGAAATTAAGCATATTACCATGATGGATGCCCCTGATATCGTGGACTTCTTAAACCCAAACGATTTATTAGTCACTACTGCCTATCATCTTAAAGATAATCCTGGTGTTCTGCTCTCCTTAATAAAAAGTATGCATAAAAGGGATTGTACAGCTTTAGGAATTAAGTCCAAGAGATTTTTAGGACATATACCACAAGAAGCGATTCAATTCGCAAATGAAATAGGATTTCCCCTATTAGAAATACCTTTAGAAACTTCACTAGGGGAAATCGTTAATGCTTCTTTAAACTATATGTTGAGTCAAAGAACAGCAGAGTTAACCACTGCCTTTGAAACCCATCGGAAATTCACGCAGCATATTCTGAAAGGGAAAGGGATAAAAAGGCTTATTGATGACTTATCTCAAATGATTAACAAGCCGATCTTTTTACTAGATGCCCATTTTCAAATACACACTTCTTCTCATAATCGAACATCTACCGATAACTTTTTGAGCTCTCTCCATGCTAATGGGTTTGAATTTTTATTAGCTAACTCACCATACTCTTGCTTTTCGAGTAGAAATACAGAAGAATTTTTTACAATTTTCCCCATTTATACACATATGAGAAAACCAGCATTTTTAGTTGTTCTGGGAGAAATCCCCATGGAAGGTCATAGCTTGCTTCTTACGATTGAACAAGCAACTAATGTGCTTTCTTTTGAGCTAATGAGGGAAAATACAGTGAAGCAATATACTAGAAGAGCAAGAAATGATTTCTTCGCTCACTTTATGGAAGGAAAGTTTAGCTTTGCTGAGGAAATCGAAAGCAGAGCTAAAGAATTTTTCTTAAAAAAAGAACAGGCTTCCATCGCAATAATTGGCAAATTGGATAGCGGCGATCAATATAAATCTTTCACACAGCATTCTGTTGAGGTAGATTATGTATTTGAATTTATCGAAACAGAAATAAAAAAGGCACCTTTCGCTTCTCAGCTTTTTCTTATTGAGGATCATTGTATTATTATCATGGAAGTTACCGATTCCTCTTATGAGCTAGACAAAACCATTCTTCCTTATTTACAAAATATCCAAACCCATCTTGTGAACACATTTAAAACAAGTATTTCATTCGGTATCAGTAATGTTTATCAGCGCCTGTTAAATTTACCTAATGCTTATCAAGAGGCGCTTAGTGCATTACATACTGGACAGCTTTCTGGAAACACTCCTTTTATCCAGATACATCGACCAAAGGATGCCTTTGAAATGTTAAGAATCATTCCAACAAAGGATCTGCAGGAATTTTATGATCATATTTTTCAACCTTTCTCTAACAATCATCAGCAAGAAGATGAACAAATATTACTCCATACATTATCTGTTTACTTAGAGACCCATTGCCAAATTTCTGAAACAGCGAAACGTCTTTATGTACATCGTAATACAGTGATTTATCGCTTAGAAAAATGTGAGGATCTCTTAGGAAAAAGTCTTAAGGATCCAGAGACTACCTTCCACCTTCGTTTTGCCTTTCGGATTAAATCAATTTTAAAAATGAATGAAAGAAAAAAACAAAGCCAAATCTAA